The Mycobacterium paragordonae genome includes a region encoding these proteins:
- a CDS encoding carboxymuconolactone decarboxylase family protein — translation MRLTVLERGHSLPTKALFTLIRLMTRQPVVDAVKLALYRTDFYGAGPLTHEAMRGPSEWSVGDRELMAAVVSKANECPFCVAAHSATSGQWYGDPAAVQATLADLDTAPIGEPLRATLRMLAGPDTPGPHDMAALLSKGVTPQQITDALAVALVFGITNRLANAFDFEVAGPEAMNAGARHLLKRGYR, via the coding sequence ATGAGGCTGACAGTTCTGGAACGCGGCCATTCCCTGCCCACCAAGGCACTTTTCACCCTGATCCGGCTGATGACCCGACAGCCCGTCGTCGACGCCGTGAAACTGGCCCTGTACCGAACCGACTTCTACGGCGCCGGGCCACTGACGCACGAGGCCATGCGCGGACCCTCCGAATGGTCCGTCGGCGACCGCGAACTGATGGCGGCCGTCGTGTCCAAAGCCAACGAGTGCCCGTTCTGCGTCGCCGCGCACTCGGCCACGTCGGGTCAGTGGTACGGGGACCCCGCCGCGGTGCAAGCCACCCTCGCCGACCTGGACACCGCGCCCATCGGGGAGCCGCTGCGCGCCACCTTGCGCATGCTGGCCGGGCCGGACACCCCCGGCCCGCACGATATGGCCGCCCTGTTGTCCAAAGGTGTTACCCCGCAACAGATCACCGATGCTCTCGCGGTGGCCCTGGTCTTCGGAATCACCAACCGGCTGGCCAACGCGTTCGACTTCGAGGTCGCGGGACCGGAGGCGATGAACGCCGGCGCCCGGCACCTGCTCAAGCGCGGCTACCGCTGA
- a CDS encoding class I SAM-dependent methyltransferase has protein sequence MTRSRRDRSLSFGSAAAAYERGRPTYPPDAIDWLLPAGARQVLDLGAGTGKLTTRLVERGLDVVAVDPVPEMLEVLTASLPKTRALLGTAEEIPLEDNSVDAVLVAQAWHWVDPARAIPEVARVLRPGGRLGLVWNTRDERLGWVRELGEIIGRDDDPLRDRATLPEPFTEMQRHQVEWTNYLTPQALIDLVASRTYCINSPAEVRTQTLDKVRGLLATHPALANSAGLALPYVTVCVRATLS, from the coding sequence GTGACCCGCTCCAGGCGTGACCGCTCCCTGTCGTTCGGCTCGGCGGCGGCCGCCTACGAGCGGGGCCGCCCGACCTATCCGCCCGACGCCATCGACTGGCTGCTGCCCGCGGGCGCCCGCCAGGTACTGGACCTGGGGGCGGGGACCGGCAAGCTGACCACCCGGCTCGTCGAGCGCGGGCTGGACGTGGTGGCGGTCGACCCGGTTCCGGAGATGCTGGAAGTGCTGACCGCTTCGCTGCCCAAGACACGTGCCCTGCTGGGCACCGCGGAAGAGATTCCGTTGGAGGACAACAGCGTTGACGCGGTGCTGGTGGCCCAGGCGTGGCACTGGGTGGACCCGGCCCGCGCAATCCCGGAGGTGGCCCGGGTCCTGCGGCCCGGCGGACGGCTGGGCCTGGTGTGGAACACCCGGGACGAACGGCTGGGCTGGGTAAGGGAACTGGGCGAGATCATCGGTCGCGACGACGACCCGTTGCGCGACCGCGCGACGCTGCCCGAACCGTTCACCGAGATGCAGCGGCACCAGGTGGAGTGGACGAATTACCTCACGCCGCAGGCGCTGATCGACCTGGTGGCGTCACGCACCTACTGCATCAACTCGCCGGCCGAGGTGCGCACCCAGACCCTGGACAAGGTCCGCGGACTGCTGGCCACCCATCCGGCGCTGGCGAACTCCGCCGGGCTTGCGCTGCCGTACGTCACAGTGTGCGTGCGGGCAACCCTTTCCTGA
- the metX gene encoding homoserine O-acetyltransferase MetX: protein MTISDVPTQTLPAEGEIGVVDIGSLRLESGAVIDDVHIAVQRWGELSPARDNVVMVLHALTGDSHITGPAGPGHPTPGWWDGVAGPGAPIDTDRWCAVSTNVLGGCRGSTGPSSLARDGKPYGSRFPQITIRDQVEADLAALAALGITEVAAVVGGSMGGARALEWMVGHPERVRAGLLLAVGARATGDQLGTQTTQIAAIKADPNWQGGDYHETGRAPDDGLRIARRIAHLTYRGEVELDRRFGNDAQDGEDPAAGGRYAVQSYLEHQGDKLLARFDAGSYVALTEALNSHDVGRGRGGLHAALTRCPVPAVVGGVTSDRLYPLRLQDELAELLPGCAGVRVVKSVCGHDGFLVESDAVGVLIRETLDLASQPGTAPGACSR from the coding sequence ATGACGATCTCCGACGTGCCTACCCAGACGCTGCCCGCCGAAGGCGAGATCGGCGTCGTCGACATCGGCTCGCTGAGGCTGGAGAGCGGCGCGGTGATCGACGATGTCCACATCGCCGTGCAGCGCTGGGGTGAGCTGTCGCCGGCCCGGGACAACGTCGTGATGGTGTTGCACGCGCTCACCGGCGACTCGCACATCACCGGGCCCGCCGGACCGGGGCATCCGACCCCCGGCTGGTGGGACGGGGTGGCCGGGCCGGGGGCGCCGATCGACACCGACCGCTGGTGCGCGGTGTCCACCAACGTGCTCGGCGGCTGCCGCGGCTCGACGGGTCCGAGTTCGCTGGCCCGCGACGGAAAGCCTTACGGCTCAAGGTTTCCGCAGATCACCATCCGCGACCAGGTGGAGGCGGATCTGGCCGCGCTGGCGGCGCTGGGAATAACCGAGGTGGCCGCCGTCGTTGGCGGATCCATGGGCGGTGCCCGGGCTTTGGAATGGATGGTCGGTCACCCGGAACGGGTGCGGGCCGGGCTGCTGCTGGCGGTGGGGGCGCGCGCCACCGGTGACCAGCTCGGCACCCAGACCACCCAGATCGCGGCGATCAAGGCCGACCCGAACTGGCAGGGCGGCGACTACCACGAGACCGGTCGCGCCCCCGACGACGGACTGCGGATCGCGCGCCGCATCGCGCACCTGACCTACCGCGGCGAGGTCGAACTCGACCGGCGCTTCGGCAACGACGCGCAGGACGGCGAAGACCCGGCGGCCGGCGGCCGCTACGCCGTGCAGAGCTACCTGGAACACCAGGGCGACAAGCTGTTGGCCCGGTTCGACGCGGGCAGTTACGTGGCCCTGACCGAGGCGCTCAACAGCCACGACGTCGGGCGCGGGCGCGGCGGGCTGCACGCGGCGCTCACCAGGTGCCCGGTGCCGGCGGTGGTCGGCGGGGTCACCTCTGACCGGCTCTACCCGTTGCGGCTGCAGGACGAGCTCGCCGAGCTGCTGCCCGGTTGCGCCGGCGTGCGGGTGGTCAAGTCGGTCTGCGGGCACGACGGCTTCCTGGTGGAATCCGACGCCGTCGGCGTGTTGATCCGCGAGACGCTCGACCTGGCTTCGCAACCAGGCACCGCACCAGGCGCGTGTTCGCGGTGA
- a CDS encoding bifunctional o-acetylhomoserine/o-acetylserine sulfhydrylase — MSTDSTTETDPTAQWSFETKQIHAGQRPDPTTNARALPIYQTTSYTFDNVAHAAALFSLAEPGNIYTRIGNPTTDVVEQRIAALEGGVAALFLSSGQAAETFAILNVAGAGDHIVSSPRLYGGTYNLFHYSLAKLGIEVSFVSDPDDLDAWQAEVRPNTKAFFAETISNPQIDILDTPAVAEVAHRNGVPLIVDNTIATPYLIQPLAQGADVVIHSATKYLGGHGSAIAGVIVDGGTFDWTQGRFPGFTTPDPSYHGVVYAELGPPAYALKARVQLLRDLGSAASPFNAFLVAQGLETLSLRIERHVANAQRVAEFLEARDDVVSVNYAGLPSSPWHERAKKLAPKGTGAVLAFELAGGAEAGKAFVDALQLHSHVANIGDVRSLVIHPASTTHAQLSPAEQLATGVTPGLVRLAVGIEGIDDILADLERGFAAAGVYSASRTSDPQTVAAF; from the coding sequence GTGAGCACAGACAGCACCACCGAGACCGACCCGACCGCGCAGTGGTCCTTCGAAACGAAGCAGATCCACGCCGGCCAGCGGCCGGACCCGACGACGAATGCGCGCGCCCTGCCGATCTACCAGACCACGTCGTACACCTTCGACAACGTCGCGCACGCCGCCGCACTCTTCTCCCTGGCCGAGCCGGGCAACATCTACACCCGCATCGGCAACCCGACGACCGACGTGGTCGAGCAGCGCATCGCCGCCCTGGAAGGCGGGGTTGCCGCGCTGTTCCTGTCCTCCGGGCAGGCGGCGGAGACGTTCGCGATCTTGAATGTCGCCGGCGCCGGTGATCACATCGTGTCCAGTCCCAGGCTGTACGGCGGCACGTACAACCTGTTCCACTACTCGCTGGCCAAGCTCGGTATCGAGGTCAGCTTCGTCTCCGATCCCGACGACCTGGACGCCTGGCAGGCCGAAGTCCGGCCGAACACCAAGGCGTTCTTCGCCGAGACCATCTCCAACCCGCAGATCGACATCCTGGACACCCCGGCCGTCGCCGAGGTCGCGCACCGCAACGGGGTGCCGCTGATCGTCGACAACACCATCGCGACGCCGTACCTGATCCAGCCGCTGGCCCAGGGCGCCGACGTGGTGATTCACTCCGCCACCAAGTACCTGGGCGGACACGGCTCGGCGATCGCCGGGGTGATCGTCGACGGCGGCACCTTCGACTGGACCCAGGGCCGTTTCCCCGGCTTCACCACCCCCGACCCCAGCTACCACGGCGTCGTCTACGCCGAGCTCGGACCGCCCGCCTACGCACTCAAGGCCCGCGTGCAGCTGCTGCGCGACCTCGGCTCCGCCGCTTCGCCGTTCAACGCATTCCTGGTGGCCCAGGGCCTGGAAACGCTGAGCCTGCGGATCGAGCGGCATGTCGCCAACGCCCAACGGGTCGCCGAGTTTTTGGAAGCCCGCGACGACGTGGTGTCGGTCAACTACGCGGGTCTGCCGAGTTCGCCCTGGCACGAGCGGGCCAAGAAGCTGGCGCCCAAGGGCACCGGCGCCGTCCTGGCCTTCGAGCTGGCCGGCGGCGCGGAGGCCGGCAAGGCGTTCGTCGACGCGCTGCAGTTGCACAGCCACGTCGCCAACATCGGCGACGTTCGTTCGCTGGTGATCCACCCGGCGTCGACAACCCACGCTCAACTCAGCCCCGCCGAGCAACTGGCCACCGGCGTCACCCCCGGTCTGGTGCGTTTGGCGGTGGGCATCGAAGGGATCGACGACATCCTGGCCGACCTGGAGCGTGGTTTTGCTGCAGCCGGGGTATATAGCGCCTCTAGGACCAGCGACCCGCAGACTGTGGCGGCCTTCTGA
- a CDS encoding alpha/beta fold hydrolase, producing MLLHPFLLSQSVWEEVAQQLAETGRYEVFAPTMAGHNGGPKAATYFLSSKVLADHVEQQMDELGWQTAHIVGNSLGGWVAFELERRGRARSVVGIAPAGGWTRWAPAKFEVIAKFIIALPVFALAWLFGPRVLHIPFSRRLATYAISASPDVVTERQLSVIIDDVAHCPAYLQLLVKAFLMPGLQELAENEVPAHLVVCQKDRVVPAPRFSRHFTSNLPDDHRVTELDNVGHVPMFEAPGRVTEVIDDFLTECMPHLRAVEPPAS from the coding sequence CTGCTGCTGCACCCGTTCCTGCTGTCCCAGTCGGTTTGGGAAGAAGTGGCCCAGCAATTGGCCGAGACCGGCCGCTACGAGGTGTTCGCCCCGACGATGGCCGGACACAACGGCGGACCGAAGGCCGCCACTTATTTCCTGTCCTCGAAGGTGCTGGCGGACCACGTCGAGCAGCAGATGGACGAACTTGGTTGGCAAACCGCCCACATCGTGGGCAACTCGTTAGGTGGTTGGGTGGCGTTCGAATTGGAGCGCCGCGGCCGGGCCCGTAGCGTCGTTGGGATCGCGCCGGCCGGTGGTTGGACCCGCTGGGCGCCGGCCAAGTTCGAGGTGATCGCCAAGTTCATAATCGCCCTTCCAGTCTTTGCGCTCGCCTGGCTGTTCGGCCCGCGTGTGCTGCATATTCCATTCAGTCGCCGCCTGGCGACCTACGCGATCAGCGCATCCCCCGATGTGGTTACCGAGCGTCAACTCTCCGTCATCATCGACGACGTCGCGCACTGCCCTGCCTACCTACAGCTGCTGGTCAAAGCCTTCCTGATGCCTGGCTTGCAGGAGTTGGCCGAGAACGAGGTCCCGGCACATCTAGTGGTCTGCCAGAAGGACCGGGTGGTTCCTGCGCCGCGGTTCAGCCGTCACTTCACCAGTAATCTGCCCGACGACCATCGGGTCACCGAGCTGGACAACGTCGGGCATGTGCCCATGTTCGAGGCGCCCGGACGCGTCACCGAGGTGATCGACGACTTCCTCACCGAGTGCATGCCCCACCTGCGGGCCGTGGAACCACCCGCGAGCTGA